One Bermanella sp. WJH001 genomic region harbors:
- a CDS encoding PilZ domain-containing protein, translating to MSEHRHFTRIPFDAQTTVSQGNHSWPVDLIDLSLNGVLFKQPDVWNIHPGNPLMIDIRLADHTHIKMECNLVHITPVYVGCQCSHIDLDSITLLKRLIELNVGSDEYVERELAALIKEHGAH from the coding sequence ATGTCTGAACATCGCCATTTCACACGCATCCCTTTCGATGCACAAACCACGGTCAGCCAAGGTAATCACAGCTGGCCTGTGGATTTGATAGACCTCAGCCTAAACGGCGTACTCTTCAAACAGCCTGATGTGTGGAACATTCATCCGGGTAACCCGTTGATGATTGATATTCGCCTAGCTGATCACACCCACATCAAGATGGAATGCAACCTAGTGCACATCACGCCCGTTTATGTGGGCTGCCAATGCAGTCACATTGATTTAGACAGCATCACCTTACTCAAGCGCTTGATCGAATTAAACGTTGGTTCAGATGAATATGTCGAACGTGAGTTAGCTGCGCTGATTAAGGAGCATGGTGCGCATTAA
- the ettA gene encoding energy-dependent translational throttle protein EttA has product MAQYVFTMNRVGKVVPPKREILKDISLSFFPGAKIGVLGLNGAGKSTLLRIMAGVDTEYNGEARPQPDINIGYLPQEPELDPNKDVRGNVQDGLRELFDAMAELDQVYADYADPEADFDKLAKKQGRLEAIIEAHDGHNIDNIMERAAEALRLAPWDADVTKLSGGERRRVALCRLLLSKPDMLLLDEPTNHLDAQSVGWLERFLEDYPGTVVAITHDRYFLDNCAEWILELDRGHGIPFEGNYTSWLEQKEARLEQEQKQQSALDRTIKHELEWVRSNPKARQAKSKARLARFDELNSQETQKRNETSEIFIPPGERLGDLVVEFDGVSKSFGDQLLIDNFTAKIPQGAIVGVIGANGAGKSTLFRMVAGVEQPDSGEIRIGSTVKTAFVEQLRDQLDDNKTVWECISDGHDQLQIGNYETSSRAYCGRFNFKGNDQQKRVGELSGGERGRLQLACVLKQGANMLLLDEPSNDLDVETLRALEEALLNFPGCAIVISHDRWFLDRIATHILAYEGDSQLYFMEGNYQDYMEDRKRRFGAEADQPKRIKYKRLN; this is encoded by the coding sequence ATGGCTCAGTACGTTTTTACAATGAATCGAGTGGGGAAAGTGGTTCCCCCTAAGCGTGAAATCCTTAAAGACATATCCCTATCCTTCTTCCCTGGCGCCAAAATTGGTGTATTAGGTTTAAATGGTGCCGGTAAATCTACTTTACTGCGCATTATGGCAGGGGTCGATACCGAATATAACGGCGAAGCCCGCCCACAGCCAGACATTAACATCGGTTATTTACCTCAAGAGCCTGAATTAGACCCAAACAAAGACGTTCGCGGTAATGTTCAAGATGGTTTGCGTGAATTATTTGATGCCATGGCCGAACTTGACCAAGTGTATGCCGACTACGCCGACCCTGAAGCCGACTTCGACAAACTAGCCAAAAAACAAGGTCGCCTTGAAGCCATCATTGAAGCTCACGATGGCCATAACATTGATAACATCATGGAGCGCGCCGCAGAGGCATTACGTCTTGCCCCTTGGGATGCGGATGTCACCAAGCTGTCTGGTGGTGAGCGTCGCCGTGTGGCTCTTTGCCGCTTGTTATTAAGCAAGCCCGACATGTTATTACTGGACGAGCCGACCAACCATTTGGATGCACAATCGGTGGGCTGGCTTGAGCGCTTTTTAGAAGACTACCCAGGCACCGTGGTGGCCATCACCCACGACCGTTATTTCTTAGATAACTGTGCTGAGTGGATTTTAGAGCTCGACCGTGGCCACGGTATTCCATTTGAAGGTAACTACACCAGTTGGCTTGAACAAAAAGAAGCCCGTCTTGAGCAAGAGCAGAAACAACAATCTGCATTAGATCGCACCATCAAACACGAATTAGAGTGGGTACGCTCTAACCCCAAAGCCCGTCAAGCCAAGAGTAAAGCTCGTTTAGCCCGCTTTGATGAGCTTAACAGCCAAGAAACCCAAAAGCGTAATGAGACCAGTGAAATCTTCATTCCACCAGGTGAGCGTTTAGGTGACTTAGTGGTGGAATTTGACGGCGTTAGCAAAAGCTTTGGCGATCAATTACTGATTGATAACTTCACCGCTAAAATTCCGCAAGGGGCGATTGTCGGTGTCATCGGGGCTAACGGCGCGGGTAAATCTACTTTATTCCGCATGGTGGCCGGTGTTGAGCAACCAGACAGTGGTGAGATCCGCATTGGCTCGACAGTTAAAACCGCCTTTGTTGAGCAGTTACGTGATCAGCTAGATGACAATAAAACCGTTTGGGAATGCATCAGCGATGGTCATGACCAGTTACAAATCGGCAACTATGAAACCAGCTCTCGCGCCTACTGTGGCCGCTTTAACTTCAAAGGTAATGACCAGCAAAAACGCGTAGGCGAATTGTCTGGTGGTGAGCGTGGTCGTCTGCAGCTTGCCTGTGTGTTAAAACAAGGGGCTAACATGTTGTTACTGGATGAACCATCCAATGACCTTGATGTAGAAACCCTGCGCGCCCTAGAGGAAGCCCTACTGAACTTCCCAGGTTGTGCTATTGTTATTTCACATGACAGGTGGTTTTTGGATCGTATTGCCACCCATATTCTTGCGTACGAAGGTGATAGCCAACTGTACTTTATGGAAGGTAATTACCAAGATTATATGGAAGATCGCAAACGTCGCTTTGGTGCAGAAGCTGACCAGCCTAAACGCATCAAGTACAAGCGTTTAAATTAA
- a CDS encoding EAL domain-containing protein — MLIDRLITIKKDSVRLLLVLFFVFLVVTQTVSFYLQFAQGQQHRQFIMDVTLASLAKQTANSVYAQKNSIPPLIRHYRAQLESFIQGKQDADAQQEFTQVLASTLADYHGFLLLDRDFNIVTSDYQSLFAVQVPQLTNLVKLTPASSQQPIQLFAKTEAGVGSVHFVYDLKTYINQPFYLAVSRKIQVYNRIIENDNYDSFRLLVTDTRDDHIVLSAEDFNGVSRPRHLKNLEQSIQAVQQIEGTPWQVVAVEKTGFLQKEIITLALPKLLFITLYILLGYIALKVIGRIHNESGQKLERFNRKSQRAEQALDCIDEVVVTTTLNGRIIFCNTSAGRWLKGQEVESVIGRSIQKVFPFDGMPWLQNWSHKKDDLSLTHYGEVLVDFDGKLVTLDINQHFSYLEKSEPTIIWVLRDVSRQTADRDLLNISRSRYRALYNGSGIGMWHIDISLVRDWLANINSASVFEYIQNHPKEFAVLRSSFHLIDINDAALKIYNGASKSEILGKISELFKLYNKDLMIDIAQKINENQSRFSTEIKFTSLDGNQHSYLVNGTLDSVGKDQALLSFINISDRIAAETALKESESFWSSVIETLPDPIYVNDLNNKQSVFSSRHIGELLGYSQEQLQSLGHWRDLLHPDDLEKVDAAILGLKTLEPGQVNEVSARAKHCDGSWRIMRFRDTIFTRGDAKDSRYYVGLARDITEEELAKKQLSQSERRYRLLAEGMSDIVFTLDNQLKLNYISSSVTRILGQDAAKVLKNGLSVILTDSSEQYLQRVFQQDLESAKNALVNANFVRTFDVDAAMNNGFPMVLEIQSSVLRNEAKEVEGILATGRDVTQKRFIEKEARTASEVFENSSESIIVTESNGCISRVNKAFTHLTGYESAAVIDKNPQDFVSPSTSQEAMHDLKTVLANEGYWQGELHYINQRGEVRPSWTGITAIKDADGKVQSHIIISSDIVEKKITEARIERLAYFDGLTGLPNRSQMHETLERLMLDKKQILALLFIDLDRFKPINDSMGHPVGDKVLKEVAKRLSNAIRSQDLVARIGGDEFTVIMSGLKSSDDAIMESLEVSERILEKLAQPFKIEDRQLYLSCSVGVAIFPDNADSGMDLLKNADTAMYHAKAMGKNNVQFYAENMNTHAMERLELENNLHLALRRNEFELFYQAQWDTIENQICGIESLLRWRRPGFGVVAPDTFIPVIEETGLIVPIGEWVLRTACEQIIDWQDAGFVVPKLSVNLSARQFKDAQMLDRICRIVDETGVDPELIELELTESILMDDVDRALAVLNEARAMGFQISIDDFGTGYSSLSYLKQFPVNNLKIDKSFINNLPDNQEDAQITRTIVAMANNLGLGVIAEGVEKQEQMTFLQEVGCFKVQGYMYSYPVSADILAHDFLDTEQEAFIE; from the coding sequence ATGTTGATTGATCGACTAATAACAATAAAAAAAGATTCTGTTCGACTGCTGCTGGTTTTGTTCTTTGTGTTTTTAGTGGTCACACAAACGGTGTCTTTTTATCTTCAATTTGCTCAAGGGCAGCAGCATCGTCAGTTCATTATGGATGTGACATTGGCAAGCCTAGCAAAACAAACCGCTAACAGCGTATATGCACAAAAAAACAGTATTCCCCCTCTGATTAGGCATTATCGGGCGCAACTGGAAAGCTTTATCCAAGGGAAGCAAGATGCAGATGCCCAGCAAGAATTTACCCAAGTCTTAGCAAGTACGCTTGCCGATTATCATGGCTTTTTATTGCTTGATCGTGATTTTAATATAGTCACATCAGATTATCAGTCGCTATTTGCCGTTCAGGTTCCTCAGCTAACTAATCTTGTTAAGTTAACACCAGCCAGCAGCCAACAACCAATACAACTGTTTGCTAAAACAGAAGCTGGGGTGGGCAGCGTGCATTTTGTCTATGATTTGAAAACCTACATCAACCAACCTTTCTACTTGGCTGTTAGTCGAAAAATTCAAGTGTATAACCGCATTATTGAAAACGACAACTATGATAGCTTTCGCTTATTGGTGACAGATACACGAGATGACCATATCGTGTTAAGCGCAGAGGATTTTAATGGCGTAAGTCGGCCGCGTCATCTTAAAAACCTAGAGCAATCTATACAAGCTGTGCAGCAAATAGAGGGTACTCCTTGGCAGGTTGTGGCAGTGGAAAAAACAGGGTTTTTACAAAAAGAAATCATAACACTCGCACTACCAAAACTTTTGTTTATTACCTTATATATTTTACTTGGCTACATTGCTCTTAAGGTGATTGGTCGGATCCATAATGAAAGTGGGCAAAAACTCGAGAGATTTAATCGAAAATCTCAGCGAGCTGAGCAAGCATTAGATTGTATTGATGAGGTAGTGGTCACCACCACGTTAAATGGTCGGATTATTTTTTGTAATACATCCGCTGGGCGCTGGTTAAAAGGTCAAGAAGTCGAAAGTGTCATTGGTCGGTCTATTCAAAAGGTCTTTCCATTTGATGGTATGCCGTGGTTACAAAATTGGTCCCATAAAAAAGATGACTTGAGCCTCACCCACTACGGTGAAGTGCTGGTGGATTTTGACGGCAAACTGGTAACGCTTGATATTAATCAGCACTTTTCTTATTTAGAAAAAAGTGAGCCTACGATCATTTGGGTGCTTCGAGATGTGAGCCGTCAAACAGCAGACCGAGATTTGTTGAATATCAGTCGTTCACGTTATCGCGCTCTGTATAACGGCAGTGGTATTGGTATGTGGCATATTGATATTTCATTGGTGCGTGATTGGTTGGCAAATATAAATAGCGCAAGTGTGTTTGAGTATATTCAAAATCATCCAAAAGAATTTGCTGTTTTGCGCTCCTCATTTCACTTGATTGATATAAATGATGCAGCCTTAAAGATATATAACGGCGCGAGCAAAAGTGAAATTTTAGGAAAAATAAGCGAATTATTTAAGCTGTATAACAAAGACTTGATGATTGATATTGCACAAAAGATTAATGAAAATCAGTCAAGGTTCAGTACCGAAATTAAATTCACATCCCTAGATGGTAATCAGCATTCTTATTTGGTAAATGGCACACTGGATAGTGTAGGTAAGGATCAAGCGTTATTAAGTTTTATCAACATAAGTGACCGTATCGCTGCAGAAACGGCATTAAAAGAAAGTGAAAGTTTTTGGTCTAGTGTAATAGAAACATTACCAGATCCTATTTACGTGAATGATTTAAATAACAAGCAAAGCGTATTTAGCAGTAGGCATATTGGTGAGCTTTTAGGTTATAGCCAAGAGCAATTACAATCATTAGGTCATTGGCGAGATTTATTACATCCAGATGATTTAGAAAAAGTAGATGCTGCCATATTAGGCTTAAAAACATTAGAGCCAGGGCAAGTGAATGAAGTGAGTGCCCGGGCTAAGCACTGCGATGGCAGTTGGCGAATCATGCGATTTCGCGACACGATTTTTACTCGAGGTGATGCAAAAGACAGCCGTTATTATGTTGGGCTTGCAAGAGACATCACAGAGGAGGAACTAGCGAAAAAACAACTCTCTCAAAGTGAACGCCGCTATCGGTTATTGGCCGAAGGTATGTCCGATATTGTGTTTACCTTGGATAACCAATTAAAGCTAAACTACATCAGCTCGTCAGTGACACGCATACTTGGTCAAGATGCAGCTAAGGTCTTAAAAAATGGTCTGTCAGTTATTCTTACGGATAGTAGTGAGCAATATTTACAGCGTGTATTTCAACAGGATTTAGAATCCGCTAAAAATGCCCTTGTTAATGCTAATTTTGTGCGCACGTTTGATGTAGACGCCGCCATGAATAATGGTTTTCCTATGGTGCTCGAAATTCAAAGTAGTGTGCTTCGAAATGAAGCCAAAGAAGTAGAAGGCATATTAGCCACCGGAAGAGATGTGACACAAAAGCGTTTCATAGAAAAAGAAGCGCGCACTGCTTCTGAGGTTTTTGAAAACTCTTCCGAGTCCATTATTGTAACGGAATCTAATGGCTGTATTAGTCGGGTAAATAAAGCGTTCACCCATTTAACAGGTTATGAGTCAGCGGCGGTGATTGATAAAAATCCTCAAGATTTTGTATCGCCATCTACCTCGCAAGAAGCCATGCACGATTTAAAAACAGTTTTAGCCAATGAAGGCTATTGGCAAGGTGAGTTACATTATATTAATCAGCGTGGTGAAGTGCGCCCTAGTTGGACAGGGATCACGGCGATTAAAGATGCGGATGGCAAAGTACAAAGCCATATTATTATTTCATCAGATATTGTTGAGAAAAAAATAACGGAAGCGCGTATAGAGCGCCTTGCCTATTTTGATGGTTTAACCGGCTTGCCCAACCGCTCACAAATGCACGAAACCTTAGAGCGCTTGATGCTGGATAAAAAGCAAATCCTCGCTTTATTATTTATCGACCTTGATCGCTTTAAACCCATTAACGACAGTATGGGTCACCCAGTTGGCGATAAGGTTTTAAAAGAAGTGGCTAAGCGACTCAGTAACGCCATTCGCTCACAAGACTTGGTGGCGCGAATTGGGGGTGATGAATTTACCGTGATTATGTCAGGATTAAAAAGCAGTGACGATGCGATTATGGAATCCCTTGAAGTGTCAGAGCGAATTCTTGAAAAACTTGCACAGCCTTTTAAGATCGAAGATCGTCAGCTATACCTAAGTTGCAGTGTGGGTGTGGCGATTTTCCCTGACAACGCCGACAGCGGTATGGATTTATTAAAAAATGCCGACACCGCCATGTATCACGCAAAAGCCATGGGTAAAAACAACGTACAGTTTTACGCTGAAAACATGAACACCCATGCTATGGAGCGTTTAGAGTTAGAAAACAACTTGCACCTTGCTCTTCGCCGTAATGAGTTTGAATTATTTTACCAAGCCCAGTGGGATACCATTGAAAATCAAATATGCGGCATTGAATCTTTATTGCGCTGGCGCCGGCCGGGTTTTGGTGTGGTGGCACCGGATACCTTTATTCCCGTCATAGAAGAGACTGGTCTCATTGTACCCATAGGTGAGTGGGTATTACGCACCGCCTGTGAACAAATCATCGACTGGCAAGATGCCGGTTTTGTGGTGCCTAAATTATCGGTGAATTTAAGTGCTCGTCAGTTTAAAGATGCACAAATGCTCGATCGCATTTGCCGCATTGTGGATGAAACCGGCGTTGATCCAGAGTTAATCGAATTGGAGCTGACCGAAAGTATTTTAATGGATGACGTGGACCGCGCCCTTGCGGTATTAAACGAAGCCCGTGCCATGGGCTTTCAGATATCCATTGATGATTTTGGTACCGGTTATTCATCGTTAAGTTATCTAAAACAGTTCCCTGTGAATAACTTAAAAATCGATAAGAGTTTCATCAATAACCTGCCAGACAATCAAGAAGATGCACAAATTACTCGCACCATAGTGGCCATGGCCAATAACCTTGGTTTAGGGGTCATTGCCGAAGGGGTCGAAAAACAAGAGCAAATGACCTTCTTACAGGAAGTGGGCTGCTTTAAGGTACAAGGCTACATGTACAGCTACCCAGTATCGGCCGATATACTGGCCCATGACTTCTTAGATACAGAACAAGAGGCCTTTATAGAGTAG
- the glyA gene encoding serine hydroxymethyltransferase, with amino-acid sequence MFKKDMNIADFDPALWEAMQAEDVRQEHHIELIASENYTSPRVMEAQGSQLTNKYAEGYPGKRYYGGCEHVDVIEQLAIDRAKELFGAKYANVQPHSGSQANAAVYMALVKPGDKVLGMSLAHGGHLTHGASVSFSGRIYDAVQYGLNPETGEIDYEQVEALALEHKPKMIVAGFSAYSRVVDWQRFRDIANKVGAYLFVDMAHVAGLIAAGVYPSPVGIADVVTTTTHKTLRGPRGGLILANDDEELNKRLNFAVFPESQGGPLMHVIAAKAVCFKEAMSDEYKAYQAQVVKNAQAMANAFIARGINVVSGGTDDHLFLVDLIGKEYTGKDADAALGEAYITVNKNAVPNDPRSPFVTSGLRIGTPAITSRGFNEAQATELTGWICDVLDSLENGNTEEVTAQVREKVKALCATLPVYS; translated from the coding sequence ATGTTCAAAAAAGACATGAACATTGCTGATTTCGATCCAGCGCTATGGGAAGCCATGCAAGCCGAAGACGTGCGTCAAGAGCACCACATCGAGCTAATCGCTTCTGAAAACTACACCAGCCCTCGTGTGATGGAAGCCCAGGGCAGCCAGTTAACTAACAAATACGCGGAAGGCTACCCAGGTAAGCGTTATTACGGCGGTTGTGAGCACGTAGACGTGATCGAACAATTGGCCATCGACCGTGCAAAAGAGTTATTTGGCGCCAAATACGCCAACGTTCAACCACACTCAGGTTCACAAGCCAACGCCGCTGTTTACATGGCGCTGGTTAAGCCAGGTGACAAAGTATTAGGTATGAGCCTAGCCCACGGTGGTCACTTAACCCACGGTGCGTCTGTATCATTCTCTGGCCGTATTTATGATGCGGTTCAATACGGTCTAAACCCAGAAACGGGCGAGATCGACTACGAGCAAGTAGAAGCCCTAGCCCTTGAGCACAAGCCAAAAATGATCGTAGCGGGTTTCTCTGCATACAGCCGTGTGGTTGATTGGCAGCGTTTCCGTGATATTGCAAACAAAGTAGGCGCTTACTTGTTTGTTGATATGGCCCACGTAGCAGGCTTAATCGCAGCAGGTGTTTACCCATCTCCAGTGGGTATTGCTGACGTAGTGACTACCACGACTCATAAAACCCTGCGTGGCCCACGTGGTGGTTTGATCCTAGCCAACGACGACGAAGAGCTAAACAAGCGTCTTAACTTTGCTGTATTCCCAGAATCTCAAGGTGGCCCATTGATGCACGTCATCGCTGCAAAAGCGGTTTGCTTCAAAGAAGCCATGAGCGATGAATACAAAGCTTATCAAGCGCAAGTCGTTAAAAATGCACAAGCCATGGCCAATGCCTTCATTGCTCGCGGCATTAACGTGGTATCTGGCGGTACAGACGACCACCTATTCCTAGTTGATTTGATCGGCAAAGAATACACAGGTAAAGATGCAGACGCAGCCCTTGGCGAAGCGTACATCACCGTAAACAAAAACGCGGTACCTAACGACCCACGCTCACCGTTCGTAACCTCTGGTCTGCGTATCGGTACACCAGCTATTACGTCTCGTGGTTTCAACGAAGCACAAGCAACTGAATTGACCGGTTGGATTTGTGACGTGTTGGACAGCCTAGAAAATGGCAACACGGAAGAAGTGACCGCGCAAGTGCGTGAGAAAGTGAAAGCACTTTGTGCGACCTTGCCAGTTTATTCTTAA
- a CDS encoding LemA family protein, with product MDSTMITWAVIIGAVLFVAMMFNRLVTLRNRHKNAFSQIDVQLQRRYDLIPNLVETAKGYAKHERETLEAVITARNEASAILKGLQAGKGQLDVSALNGAEDVLGGMMSKLFALSESYPDLKADAQFQQLMEELSSTENRIGFARQAFNDAVMEYNTYRESFPSNIIANGFSFQAANLLEFKDKAIKKPVKVNFG from the coding sequence ATGGATAGCACTATGATCACGTGGGCCGTCATTATTGGCGCCGTTTTATTTGTTGCAATGATGTTCAACCGTTTGGTGACATTGCGTAACCGCCACAAAAATGCTTTCTCTCAAATTGATGTGCAGCTACAGCGTCGTTATGACTTGATTCCAAACTTGGTTGAAACCGCAAAAGGTTATGCCAAGCATGAGCGTGAAACCCTAGAAGCGGTGATTACTGCCCGTAACGAAGCCAGTGCCATTTTAAAAGGTTTACAGGCAGGCAAGGGTCAGCTAGATGTGAGTGCGTTAAACGGTGCTGAAGATGTATTAGGCGGCATGATGAGCAAGTTATTTGCACTAAGCGAATCTTATCCTGATCTAAAAGCGGATGCTCAGTTTCAGCAATTAATGGAAGAATTAAGCTCCACCGAAAACCGCATTGGTTTTGCGCGCCAAGCCTTTAACGATGCCGTGATGGAATACAATACATACCGTGAGTCTTTCCCAAGTAACATCATTGCCAATGGGTTTTCATTTCAAGCAGCGAACTTGTTAGAGTTCAAAGACAAGGCCATTAAAAAGCCGGTCAAAGTTAACTTTGGTTAA
- a CDS encoding M48 family metalloprotease codes for MDFFEHQAQAKAASNRLLLLFLAFCVFIVLCVNAVIYVCLSGSNMYQFANAQISFSHFLQWQFSYAGFITSVVTLVVIGSGCVGRWLELRHGGNGMAVKLGARSLGFASDDETEQKLINVVEEMAIAAGVTSPGVYVLDHEHSINAFVVGYEFEDSALVVTHGLLQSMNRDELQAVVGHEFSHILHGDNRINIRLMILLGGIVWLSELGKMLMVDNRYRYGHQRPLFGGRHNQYQQSTGYNSLSGIKGKKDSGAFFIGLPLLIIGYVGIFFGRLIRTAISRKREYLADAASVQFTRNPEALASALNIIRTNSHQGFLRLPRAEGISHMCISSSQKSTWFATHPPLENRINSIDPTFILRFESREKKQQRNEQREQKKAQQTQTAQNIYQPDVTRLQNAGAEHLHDVIGTLSAANLAYAMSLHDEIPYEYRQALKDPELARIMLLYVLMDNEPLLRKAQQEWLLLQYPNATQFLQTLTLMSKGLPPRLALPLVELLIPLLKTLDSQQQQGLLEQVLVMAKWNGKLSLFDICLYSLLKYSFEDKQPNRSGHTIKKLDVVAYEVNIIVSSLVYNAGGSALEKQALHKRMMDVFVMPKQALIEASDIKAKQIYISLKKLKTLSPMLKRSLMDVCGDIVLHDGIVQGSEYETLKLMSLLLACPMPALPMNAKS; via the coding sequence ATGGATTTTTTCGAACATCAAGCCCAAGCAAAAGCAGCCAGTAATCGGCTGCTTTTGTTGTTTTTAGCGTTCTGCGTTTTTATTGTGTTGTGTGTAAATGCGGTCATTTATGTTTGTCTAAGTGGCTCTAATATGTATCAGTTTGCAAACGCTCAAATCTCCTTTAGTCATTTTTTACAGTGGCAGTTTAGTTATGCTGGTTTTATCACCTCTGTTGTGACATTGGTTGTGATCGGCAGTGGTTGTGTGGGCCGTTGGTTAGAGCTTCGCCATGGTGGTAATGGTATGGCGGTCAAACTTGGGGCGCGTTCTTTGGGTTTTGCGTCCGATGATGAAACCGAACAAAAATTGATAAACGTAGTAGAAGAAATGGCCATTGCCGCAGGTGTAACCTCGCCGGGTGTGTATGTGCTTGACCATGAACATTCAATCAATGCGTTTGTTGTAGGATATGAATTTGAAGACAGTGCATTAGTTGTCACCCATGGTTTATTGCAGAGTATGAATCGGGATGAACTGCAAGCGGTGGTTGGGCATGAGTTTAGTCATATTTTACATGGCGATAATCGCATTAATATTCGTTTAATGATTTTATTAGGTGGCATTGTTTGGTTATCAGAACTTGGCAAAATGTTGATGGTTGATAACCGATACCGCTATGGTCATCAGCGCCCTTTGTTTGGTGGTCGCCATAATCAATACCAGCAGTCTACGGGTTATAACTCGTTATCCGGTATCAAAGGAAAAAAAGATTCAGGGGCTTTTTTTATTGGTTTGCCATTATTAATTATTGGTTATGTGGGTATTTTCTTTGGTCGCTTGATTCGAACCGCTATTAGCCGCAAACGTGAATATTTAGCCGATGCGGCGTCCGTGCAATTTACTCGTAATCCAGAAGCGCTGGCCAGCGCGCTTAATATTATTCGCACCAACAGTCATCAAGGTTTTTTACGTTTACCAAGAGCCGAAGGCATTAGTCATATGTGTATTAGCTCGTCGCAAAAATCCACATGGTTTGCGACCCATCCGCCTCTAGAAAATCGTATTAACAGTATTGACCCAACGTTTATTCTGCGTTTTGAATCTCGCGAGAAAAAGCAGCAGCGTAACGAGCAACGTGAACAGAAAAAAGCACAACAAACCCAAACCGCTCAAAATATATATCAGCCTGATGTAACGCGATTACAGAATGCCGGTGCTGAGCATTTACATGATGTGATCGGCACGTTAAGTGCTGCTAACCTAGCTTATGCCATGAGCTTGCATGATGAGATTCCTTATGAATATCGCCAAGCGTTAAAAGACCCTGAATTAGCTAGAATCATGTTGTTATATGTGTTGATGGATAACGAGCCACTATTACGCAAAGCACAACAAGAGTGGTTATTGCTTCAATACCCAAATGCCACACAATTTTTACAAACCCTCACATTGATGTCTAAAGGATTGCCCCCTCGTTTGGCATTGCCCTTGGTTGAGTTACTGATTCCGTTATTAAAAACATTGGACTCACAGCAGCAACAAGGTCTGCTTGAGCAAGTGCTGGTCATGGCAAAATGGAATGGCAAGTTGTCGCTGTTTGATATTTGTTTATACAGCCTATTAAAGTATTCATTTGAAGATAAACAGCCTAATCGTTCTGGCCATACTATTAAAAAACTCGATGTGGTGGCGTATGAAGTTAATATCATCGTTTCAAGTTTGGTATATAACGCAGGTGGTTCAGCATTAGAAAAACAAGCTCTTCATAAACGTATGATGGATGTGTTTGTTATGCCGAAACAAGCTTTAATTGAGGCATCGGACATCAAGGCTAAACAGATTTATATCAGCCTTAAAAAATTGAAAACCCTGTCACCCATGTTAAAACGTTCTTTAATGGATGTGTGTGGGGATATCGTTTTACATGACGGAATCGTGCAAGGCTCAGAATATGAAACCTTAAAGTTAATGAGCCTATTGTTGGCATGTCCTATGCCGGCGCTGCCAATGAACGCTAAAAGTTAA
- a CDS encoding putative hydro-lyase has product MATQYTPAQLRHAIRTGEHTTNTSGLCQGFVQCNVAILPKAWADEFLQFCQLNQKPCPVVAMAAQPGDTNLVEVAPDFDIRTDVPKYRIWKDGTLVDEVTDISSVWRDDLVTFLLGCSFSFEEALIADGLEVRNITEGKNVPMYDTNIACRAAGRFHGNTVVSMRPFKPADAIRMIQICSRFPSVHGAPIHFGDPAAIGIKDINHPEYGDAVTINAGEVPVFTACGVTPQAAIMAAKPEFCITHSPGHMVVTDIPNSKLAIL; this is encoded by the coding sequence ATGGCCACACAATACACGCCAGCACAACTTCGTCATGCGATTCGCACCGGCGAGCACACCACAAACACTTCCGGTTTATGCCAAGGGTTTGTGCAATGTAATGTGGCGATACTCCCCAAGGCGTGGGCAGATGAATTTCTCCAGTTTTGTCAGTTAAATCAAAAACCTTGTCCTGTGGTTGCCATGGCTGCTCAGCCTGGCGATACCAATCTTGTTGAAGTAGCCCCCGACTTTGACATTCGTACCGACGTGCCTAAATATCGAATTTGGAAAGACGGCACGTTAGTCGATGAGGTGACTGACATCTCTTCAGTATGGCGTGACGATTTGGTTACGTTTTTATTAGGCTGCTCGTTTAGTTTTGAAGAAGCATTAATTGCTGACGGCTTAGAAGTGCGCAACATAACGGAAGGCAAAAACGTGCCCATGTACGATACGAATATTGCGTGTCGTGCGGCTGGGCGTTTTCATGGCAATACCGTGGTGAGCATGCGCCCATTCAAACCTGCCGATGCCATTCGTATGATTCAAATATGCAGCCGTTTTCCATCAGTACATGGCGCACCCATTCACTTTGGTGATCCAGCGGCCATCGGCATAAAGGATATAAATCATCCTGAATACGGTGATGCTGTGACCATTAACGCAGGTGAAGTGCCCGTCTTTACCGCCTGTGGTGTGACACCTCAAGCCGCTATTATGGCGGCGAAGCCTGAGTTTTGTATTACTCATAGCCCAGGCCATATGGTTGTCACTGATATTCCTAATTCTAAATTAGCCATTTTATAG